TGATATTGAACCGCTGAACCCCTGAATTGTATCGCGAGGTGGCGCCGTTATTACAGGTTTAGAGAGGTGAGGCCTTCTCTGACTGCATATTTGGTCAGATCGGCAACGCTGTGCAGGTCGAGTTTTTTCATGATTTTCCGCCGGTGGGACTCCGCCGTTTTGATGCTGATATAAAGGTGGTCAGCGATATTCTTGGTCGACCATCCTTCGGCAATAAGTTGCAGGACTTCCCGCTCCCGGGTGCTCAGCGCCAGGGCGGTGTCGGCCGGTTTGCTCTGGAAGCGGTCCATGTAATCATCCAGCAGCACTCCGGCAATTTCCGGGCTCAGATAGCGCTTGTTCCCGGCGACCGTCCTGACCGCCTGCTCGAGTTCTTCTGCGGCGCAGTCCTTCAGGAGATACCCGACCGCCCCTGCCTGGTACATCTCGACCAGAAAACGTTTGTCGGAGTGCATCGACAGGGCGATGATCTTGGTCTCGGGGAGATCGGCCATGATCTGGCGGGTTGCCTCGATGCCGTTCAGCTTCGGCATGGAGATATCCATAATCACCAGGTCCGGCCGGAATTGGCTGGCCAGTTTCACCGCCTGACGTCCGTCCTCGGCTTCGGCAACTACCGAGACTTTTGCACTCTTTTCCAGGATCGACCTGAGTCCGGCCCGCATAATTTTATGATCATCCGCCAGTAACACCGTAATTGTGGACATTATTCGAAAACCTCTACTGTGTTTTTTCCGGAGGGAAGGGGGACTTCCAGGGTAACGGTTGTGCCCTTGCCAAGTTTGGAATCCACCTGCATCTTACCACCCAGATGAGATAACCGCTCCCTGATACTGAACAGCCCGTAAGCATGGCCGGTCACCCGCTTTTCAACGGCGGCTATATCGAAACCGATACCGTTGTCTTTTACCCTTACCTGAAAACAGCCTCGTTTCGGGCTGGTGCTTACCTTTACCAGCCGGGCCTCGGCATGCTTATAAACATTGAACAGGATCTCCCGCACCGACCTGAAGAGCACCCCGTTGATGTCGTCGTTTAAGTTGGTTCCGCATTCTGCCCGAACCTGGCAGCTGATCCCGGTCTTTTTCCGGAAACCCTCGGCCAGCCATTCCAGGGCCGCTTCCAGCCCCAACTCGTAAAGGATCGGCGGGCTGAGTTCCAGGGTCAGGGAGCGAGTATCACGGATGGCCTGGTCGAGAAAGCTGCGGGTTTCGTCAAACTCCTGCCGGATTTCTTCGTCGGCCAGATGACCGCGCAGGTTGTGCAGTTTCATCTTGACCAGGGACAAGGTCTGGCCGATCTGGTCGTGGAGTTCTGCAGCGAGGATGCGTCGCTCGCGATCCTCGGCAAGTGAGAGTTCCGAAGCGAGTGCTTTGAGCTGCTGTTGATAGAGAAGCAGTTTCTCCTCGGCCAGTTTGCGCTCGGT
The Pseudomonadota bacterium DNA segment above includes these coding regions:
- a CDS encoding response regulator transcription factor, which translates into the protein MSTITVLLADDHKIMRAGLRSILEKSAKVSVVAEAEDGRQAVKLASQFRPDLVIMDISMPKLNGIEATRQIMADLPETKIIALSMHSDKRFLVEMYQAGAVGYLLKDCAAEELEQAVRTVAGNKRYLSPEIAGVLLDDYMDRFQSKPADTALALSTREREVLQLIAEGWSTKNIADHLYISIKTAESHRRKIMKKLDLHSVADLTKYAVREGLTSLNL